A single Metarhizium brunneum chromosome 5, complete sequence DNA region contains:
- the DNBP gene encoding DNA-binding protein: MDDSELEQIRRARLEQLKAQSGAGSGGPSSNNGGQDQERQKQQQDDARQHILNQILHPEAADRLGRIRLVKEQRATDIENRLITLAQTGQLRQKVTETQLKELLNAMADNKEEEKIVVSRRKGWDDDDDDLLDL; this comes from the exons ATGGACGACTCCGAACTCGAGCAG ATCAGAAGGGCTcgcctcgagcagctcaagGCGCAGTCCGGCGCAGGCAGCGGTGGCCCATCATCCAACAACGGCGGCCAGGACCAAGAACGCCAAAAACA ACAGCAAGATGATGCTCGCCAGCACATATTGAATCAGATTCTGCACCCCGAGGCCGCCGACCGCCTGGGCCGCATCAGGCTCGTGAAGGAGCAGCGTGCGACGGATATCGAGAACAGATTGATCACGCTGGCGCAGACGGGCCAGCTGAGGCAGAAGGTCACGGAGACGCAGCTGAAGGAGCTGCTGAATGCGATGGCGGAcaacaaggaggaggagaaaatTGTGGTGAGCAGACGGAAGGGctgggacgacgacgacgacgacctgtTGGACTTGTGA
- the terJ_0 gene encoding Efflux pump terJ: MATCTQTQVALAPSVTLNTHDTAQRQLSETSSASESSDSIDEARQMSPFRKVAVIIQLSGVNFASSAVNGLVVVSLPTITADVNLDPSLAFWPTSVSNLANASTILLAGSLADSIGPRTVNLAGSIVTGAFILASGASKTGPQLVVMRALQGVGYAMHLASSVAIVTSTLPRGRPRNFAFSCLGLSQPLGFSFGLVIGGVLQDLLGWRAGWYIYGSLTLVLSAVATWALPKSLYGRTFWGTLRNCKERVDWVGALLASAFMALLSYLFATISVDLKRMRNPESIVFVCLIGTLLPLFIGWVHRQVRLGKPALIPNSLWKNTAFSSICGTVALSFGVTTAMELFSSLFFQEVQHLSALQTGLRIIPSLVVGVILNFTTGLFVDRVPALWLVTGSSVICSISPLLMAAIKVQSPYWTNAFIAQLLSPVSTDVLFTVGLIIISDNFPDDTQALAGAVFNTASQFGQALVLGIMQIVSTVVTKDNSGKSMPMAVMEGLRASFWTMFGLMMVCTLWGAVGLRKTGKVGLKRD; this comes from the exons ATGGCAACCTGTACTCAAACGCAAGTGGCCTTGGCGCCATCTGTGACCCTCAACACTCACGATACTGCTCAGCGGCAATTGTCAGAAACCAGCAGCGCCAGTGAGTCCAGTGATTCGATTGACGAAGCTCGTCAGATGTCTCCGTTCCGCAAGGTGGCCGTGATCATACAACTATCTGGAGTCAACTTCGCTTCCAGCGCTGTCAatggccttgtcgtcgtcaGCCTACCTACCATTACTGCCGATGTCAACCTAGATCCTTCGTTGGCATTTTGGCCAACTTCGGTCTCAAACTTGGCCAATGCCTCTACCATCTTGCTTGCCGGCTCTCTGGCCGACTCGATTGGCCCACGAACGGTTAATCTTGCTGGCAGTATTGTAACAGGGGCCTTCATACTCGCCTCCGGTGCAAGTAAAACAGGTCCTCAGCTGGTTGTGATGCGAGCCTTGCAGGGCGTTGGCTATGCCATGCATCTTGCGTCGTCTGTCGCCATTGTCACGAGCACCCTTCCACGTGGAAGACCACGGAACTTTGCCTTCTCCTGCCTTGGTCTTAGCCAACCCTTGGGTTTCTCGTTTGGCCTAGTTATTGGGGGCGTTCTTCAAGATCTCCTCGGTTGGAGAGCAGGCTGGTATATTTACGGATCTTTGACTCTTGTCCTCTCTGCGGTTGCCACCTGGGCGTTGCCAAAGTCCCTCTACGGAAGAACGTTTTGGGGCACCTTGCGCAATTGCAAGGAGCGAGTAGACTGGGTTGGCGCATTGCTCGCATCGGCTTTCATGGCGTTGCTGTCCTACCTGTTTGC AACTATTAGTGTCGATCTAAAAAGGATGCGAAACCCGGAAAGTATTGTATTCGTTTGCTTGATTGGGACTTTGTTGCCGCTGTTTATTGGCTGGGTTCATCGCCAAGTCCGGCTAGGCAAACCAGCATTGATTCCCAACTCACTGTGGAAGAATACTGCGTTTTCCAGCATTTGTGGTACAGTGGCTCTTTCGTTCGGTGTAACAACAGCCATGGAGTTGTTCTCCAGTCTGTT TTTCCAGGAGGTCCAGCACCTCTCTGCTCTTCAAACTGGCCTCAGAATCATACCCAGTCTAGTCGTTGGGGTTATTCTTAACTTCACTACAGGTCTATTTGTCGACAGAGTCCCAGCTCTGTGGCTTGTGACAGGGTCATCCGTGATCTGTTCAATCTCTCCTCTCCTAATGGCCGCGATCAAGGTGCAATCCCCGTATTGGACCAATGCCTTCATTGCCCAGCTGCTGTCACCGGTGAGCACGGATGTACTCTTCACAGTGGGTCTAATCATCATCTCGGATAACTTCCCTGATGACACGCAAGCACTGGCCGGTGCCGTGTTCAATACCGCATCTCAATTTGGCCAGGCGCTCGTCTTGGGCATAATGCAAATTGTGTCAACGGTTGTGACCAAGGACAACAGTGGCAAGAGCATGCCGATGGCTGTCATGGAGGGACTCAGGGCAAGCTTCTGGACCATGTTTGGCCTCATGATGGTCTGCACTTTATGGGGAGCAGTCGGTCTACGAAAGACGGGGAAAGTTGGGCTCAAGCGAGATTAG
- the COQ4 gene encoding Ubiquinone biosynthesis protein COQ4 has protein sequence MAIGSSAMALINPYRADLIAQVGESTATPYFIYRLRDAMLADPTGRRILRLRPRITSKTLSMSYLRSLPENTVGRTYVGWLDREGVSPDTRSETRYIDDEECAYVMQRYRECHDFYHSITGLPIVREGEVALKAFEWANTLLPMPGLSMFAAATMKPQERQRFWDIYLPWALRNGSRSKEVINVFWEEQLERDVEELRGELGIEQPPDLRAIRKAAREEKKRLNEIKAKGI, from the exons ATGGCAATCGGGTCCAGTGCCATGGCACTGATCAATCCCTACCGTGCCG ACCTCATCGCGCAAGTGGGCGAATCCACCGCGACACCATACTTCATCTACCGCCTCCGCGACGCCATGCTTGCCGACCCAACCGGCCGCCGCATCCTCCGTCTCCGGCCCCGAATTACATCCAAAACCCTCTCCATGTCCTATCTCCGCTCCCTCCCCGAGAACACCGTCGGCCGCACCTACGTGGGCTGGCTCGACCGCGAGGGCGTATCGCCCGACACCCGCTCCGAAACCCGCTAcatcgacgacgaagagTGCGCATACGTCATGCAGCGCTACCGCGAATGCCACGACTTTTACCACTCCATCACCGGCTTGCCTATTGTTCGCGAAGGCGAAGTTGCTCTCAAGGCGTTTGAATGGGCCAATACATTGCTGCCCATGCCGGGCTTGAGCATGTTTGCCGCCGCGACCATGAAGCCGCAGGAGAGACAGCGCTTCTGGGACATTTACCTGCCCTGGGCGTTGCGGAATGGATCCAGAAGCAAGGAGGTGATTAATGTCTTTTGGGAAGAGCAGCTGGAGCGGGATGTCGAGGAGCTGAGGGGGGAATTGGGCATTGAGCAGCCTCCTGATCTGAGGGCGATACGGAAGGCCGCgagggaggagaagaagagattGAACgagatcaaggccaagggcatcTGA
- the har-1 gene encoding Hemiasterlin resistant protein 1: MPRNRSVGRAPAPSRAPTRPTVPASNPMPQQQRPATTMAAPPQHAPQQMAPAPAASQGPGLFGQMASTAAGVAIGSSVGHAIGGLFSGGSSEPAPQPVQAQASQQQQQWGNNCQAATQQFTKCMDDNGGNMQICNWYLEQLKACQAAASQY, translated from the exons ATGCCTCGCAACAGATCCGTCGGCCGCGCCCCCGCGCCTTCACGGGCACCCACCCGTCCCACGGTGCCTGCCTCCAACCCCAtgcctcagcagcagcgtcctgccaccaccatggccgctcCTCCCCAGCATGCTCCCCAGCAAATGGCTCCCGCGCCGGCCGCCTCACAAGGCCCCGGGCTGTTTGGCCAGATGGCCAGCACCGCCGC TGGCGTCGCCATCGGCTCATCGGTCGGCCATGCCATCGGCGGCCTCTTCTCGGGCGGCTCGTCGGAGCCCGCGCCGCAGCCGGTGCAGGCCCAGGCctcccagcagcagcagcaatgggGCAACAACTGCCAGGCCGCTACGCAGCAGTTCACCAAGTGCATggacgacaatggcggcaacaTGCAGATTTGCAACTGGTACCTCGAGCAGCTGAAGGCTTGCCAGGCCGCTGCGAGCCAGTACTAG
- the PANE gene encoding 2-dehydropantoate 2-reductase: MLGWRSSPSSKYRNIQKVRPHNRRSAANVEANLAMPRAITQSDDSRIDQLVVSGRGQEAVEALQSVKNRIDGNTTVCLMNDGLGVLEDVRKKIFEGSDAAPNFLLGHMSHRLAFNRTYDAVTQLKQGQTKLTFAEAPRMRVKDMHKVESRPNFVKTLEEAKDLHTTLTPFDQWLRFKLPTVIFDSVVEPVCVLLEMPYQGLLQNPAAQRMMHSLLSEIIQVLESMPELEGSTVIRDYVQSKGIRKFMYSRIMGKRSQPSQLVRRIENGLPTDVEYLNGYFLRRGQKLGLDLHMNLMMRDMIKAKHSQAIERLNSFIPVEETSIPSHLAFRYRTMPR, from the coding sequence ATGCTTGGATGGAGAAGCAGCCCTTCCTCAAAATATCGAAACATCCAGAAAGTCCGTCCTCACAACCGACGGTCAGCTGCCAACGTCGAAGCCAACCTCGCTATGCCTCGGGCCATTACCCAGAGCGATGATTCACGGATTGACCAGCTTGTGGTATCAGGCCGAGGTCAAGAAGCTGTAGAGGCTCTCCAATCGGTGAAAAATCGAATCGATGGAAATACTACAGTATGTTTGATGAACGATGGGCTTGGTGTGCTGGAGGATGTGAGGAAGAAGATTTTCGAGGGATCGGATGCCGCACCAAACTTCTTGCTAGGCCACATGAGCCACCGCCTGGCGTTTAATCGAACCTACGACGCAGTTACCCAGCTTAAGCAAGGCCAAACAAAGTTGACCTTTGCCGAGGCGCCTCGTATGCGCGTCAAGGATATGCACAAAGTCGAGTCGCGACCGAATTTTGTCAAGACATTAGAAGAAGCAAAGGACCTGCATACGACACTGACTCCGTTTGACCAGTGGCTCCGATTTAAGCTGCCTACAGTCATCTTCGACTCTGTCGTTGAGCCTGTATGTGTGCTCCTGGAGATGCCATACCAAGGCCTACTGCAAAACCCAGCGGCACAACGCATGATGCATAGTTTACTGTCCGAGATAATCCAAGTTCTCGAAAGCATGCCGGAACTAGAAGGATCCACAGTTATCAGAGACTATGTCCAAAGCAAGGGCATTCGAAAGTTTATGTACAGCAGAATAATGGGGAAGCGATCACAGCCAAGCCAGCTGGTGAGGCGAATTGAGAACGGATTACCAACAGACGTGGAGTATTTGAATGGATATTTCCTGCGGCGTGGCCAGAAGCTAGGATTGGACCTGCACATGAATTTGATGATGCGCGATATGATCAAGGCGAAGCATTCTCAAGCAATCGAGCGACTCAACTCATTTATACCGGTGGAGGAGACATCCATACCGAGCCATTTGGCATTCAGATATAGGACAATGCCACGGTGA
- the RTN4IP1 gene encoding Reticulon-4-interacting protein 1, translated as MATMQSINTTAYSDPSGYRLSSLPKPEVSDPGDVVIQVHAASINPIDVKKAAGAMKMVLKDSFPYKVGYDCAGIVLAVGETVTRVKVGDEVYIRLPESHRGSWSQFAKCPESYVALKPASLSFEAAASLPLAAMTAFQALKKYDGSLAGKTVFVPAGLSGTGSYACQLAKNVFGAGKVITTVSTSKVARVPELLGQGVVDEIIDYTQANPAASIPAKSVDFMLDTTGQAMEFLSRMVPETGLVVSISTTPSGKQMQDAAVTRSSDSGKIPFVASTVLNTLDSMRKWRAKRWRVSYEYMFLDPSGADLDALREHVAAGKLKPVVGLTVKFEDIEAVRQAAMTSYQGKGGIGKTVIKMDVK; from the exons atggccacgatgcaGTCTATTAACACGACGGCCTACTCGGACCCTTCCGGGTACCGGCTATCGTCTCTGCCCAAGCCCGAGGTCAGCGATCCTGGTGATGTGGTTATCCAGGTTCATGCGGCCAGCATCAACCCGATTGATGTGAAGAaagccgccggcgccatgaAGATGGTGCTCAAGGACTC TTTTCCATACAAGGTCGGATACGACTGCGCCGGCATCGTGCTGGCCGTTGGGGAAACCGTCACGCGAGTCAAAGTCGGCGACGAGGTGTACATCCGATTGCCTGAATCTCATCGAG GATCCTGGAGTCAGTTTGCGAAATGCCCCGAGAGCTACGTGGCTCTCAAGCCGGCATCCCTGTCCTTCGAGGCAGCCGCCTCGCTTCCTCTCGCTGCCATGACGGCCTTCCAGGCCCTCAAGAAGTACGACGGCTCACTAGCCGGGAAGACGGTATTTGTACCTGCCGGCC TCAGCGGGACAGGTTCCTATGCGTGCCAATTGGCCAAGAACGTGTTTGGAGCAGGCAAGGTCATTACCACCGTGTCGACATCCAAGGTAGCCAGAGTCCCCgaactccttggccaaggcgtcGTTGACGAAA TCATCGACTACACCCAGGCAAACCCGGCAGCCAGCATCCCCGCCAAGTCGGTAGACTTCATGCTCGACACCACCGGCCAGGCAATGGAGTTCCTGAGCCGGATGGTCCCGGAGAcaggcctcgtcgtctccatctccaccaCGCCGTCCGGCAAGCAGATGCAGGACGCGGCCGTCACCAGGTCGTCCGACTCGGGCAAGATTCCGTTCGTAGCCTCCACCGTGCTGAACACGCTGGATTCTATGCGCAAGTGGCGCGCGAAGCGGTGGCGCGTCAGCTACGAGTACATGTTCCTGGACCCCAGCGGTGCTGACCTCGATGCGCTGCGTGAGCATGTCGCCGCCGGAAAGCTGAAGCCTGTTGTAGGACTCACGGTCAAGTTTGAGGACATCGAGGCCGTTAGGCAGGCTGCCATGACTTCATACCAGGGAAAAGGCGGCATCGGGAAGACTGTGATTAAAATGGACGTCAAGTGA
- the lys2 gene encoding L-2-aminoadipate reductase large subunit → MSLPDPTEDLDWGGYLGGIHEIFHKNAVAHPDRPCVTETKTPKAPTRTYTYRQIDEASNNIANYLRDAGIQNGDAVMIFAHRSVELVCAYMGTLAAGAIVTVLDPQYPPQRQQIYLQVSQPKALISIRKATEESGPLAPLVQKYIDDDLAIKIKIPDLRFADDGALTGGDQDSGDIFANVRERASTPPDVLIGPDSNCTLSFTSGTQGLPKGVLGRHYSLAKYFPWMAEKFGLSSESVYACLSGIAHDPIQRDIMTPLFLGAQLLIPAKEDIQHERLSEWMREWSPTTTHLTPAMGQILVGGATAQFPNLRQVFFVGDVLTTRDCKALRKLGPACTIINMYGTTETSRAVSYFEVPSAEEDPTALDSLGDSVPAGWGMKNVQVLVVDREDRTRICPIGVVGEIYIRAAGLAEGYLNDPEKNKEKFIDNWFVDNNKWVEADKANDKGEPWRKYYKGPRDRLYVTGDLGEYRSDGAVRVSGRIDSQVKIRGFRVELNEIDANLGGSPLIRDCKTLVRRDRNEEPTLVSYIVPEIAEWKRWLETQGLQDIEEEGVEMGPCIVYLKKRFRRIQAEVRDHLKSRLPAHSVPSIYIVLQKLPLNPNGKVDSPNLPFPDASLMMEDASEEDLKSWESLSDTEKTIATQWSTLIPGLNAQTVRPDSSFFDCGGHSLLAQQLLLDIRKNLGVDITIGVLYANPTLRGLSTQVDRLRSGQAVTVDHSDDTVYSNSLDELTKTLDAKYQSADPDALSPSNSTTFFLTGATGFLGAYLAKDILERKNTKLIAHIRGAKDLKFAKERLVRSLKGYSLWQDSWANRISCVIGDLSKPHLGLDDASWKHVANTADVFIHNAAYVHWIARYEQMMRPNVLSTIDAMKLCNEGKPKLFTFVSSTSTLDTDYYINLSNAQTATGRSAILESDAMTGSRTGLGTGYGQTKWVSEQLVREAGRRGLRGAVVRPGYILGSRNGGVSNTDDFLIRLCKGCVQLGARPRIVNSVNAVPVDHVARVVVASALNPLPGVNVVHVTAHPRLRMNEFLSVLNYYGYEVPEVDYDDWKKQLEEFVSAGPVEKDQEQSALMPLFHMATSNLPSTTRAPELDDRNAVAILKADAERWTGVDDSAGEGITREDIGRYLRYLVEIKFMAAPTGRGRELPAIDTSIAEAQAQWGVGGRGGAS, encoded by the exons ATGTCCCTACCTGATCCTACCGAAGACCTCGACTGGGGAGGTTACCTTGGAGGCATTCATGAGATATTCCACAAGAATGCCGTGGCTCATCCTGACAGGCCGTGTGTGACAGAGACCAAGACGCCAAA GGCGCCAACAAGAACATACACCTACCGCCAAATTGATGAGGCAAGCAACAACATCGCAAACTATTTGCGCGATGCTGGCATCCAGAATGGAGACGCAGTCATGATTTTTGCGCACCGCTCAGTTGAGTTGGTCTGTGCGTACATGGGAAccctggctgctggtgctATCGTCACCGTCCTCGATCCTCAATATCCCCCACAGAGACAACAAA TCTATCTTCAAGTCTCTCAGCCCAAGGCGCTGATCTCCATTCGCAAGGCTACGGAGGAGAGTGG TCCTCTTGCTCCTCTGGTCCAGAAGTACATTGATGATGACCTTGCCATTAAGATCAAGATTCCAGACCTCCGCTTCGCCGACGATGGCGCGTTGACTGGCGGCGACCAAGACAGCGGCGATATCTTCGCCAACGTTAGGGAGAGGGCCTCAACACCTCCTGATGTGCTCATCGGACCCGATTCCAACTGTACGCTGTCATTTACGAGCGGAACTCAAGGTTTGCCAAA GGGCGTGCTTGGCCGTCATTACAGCCTGGCAAAATATTTCCCATGGATGGCTGAGAAGTTCGGCCTCTCATCAGAGAGCGTGTACGCCTGTCTTTCTGGGATTGCCCATGACCCAATTCAGCGAG ATATCATGACGCCCCTTTTCTTGGGCGCTCAGCTCCTGATACCCGCCAAGGAGGACATCCAGCACGAGAGGTTGAGTGAATGGATGAGAGAGTGGTCACCAACGACGACTCACCTTACGCCTGCTATGGGACAGATTCTGGTCGGTGGCGCCACAGCTCAGTTTCCCAACCTGCGCCAGGTCTTCTTCGTTGGTGACGTCCTCACCACTCGCGACTGCAAGGCCCTTCGTAAGCTTGGTCCTGCCTGCACTATCATCAACATGTACGGAACCACTGAAACTTCTCGCGCCGTGTCCTACTTTGAGGTCCCTTCCGCCGAGGAAGACCCGACAGCCCTGGATTCACTCGGCGACTCTGTTCCCGCTGGCTGGGGCATGAAGAATGTCCAGGTGCTGGTCGTGGATCGGGAAGATCGCACCAGGATCTGTCCGATTGGTGTGGTTGGAGAGATCTATATCCGCGCCGCTGGTCTTGCCGAAGGATACCTTAATGATCctgagaagaacaaggagaaGTTCATTGACAATTGGTTCGTCGACAACAACAAGTGGGTGGAAGCAGACAAGGCCAACGACAAGGGCGAACCGTGGCGCAAGTACTACAAGGGACCGCGAGACAGACTTTACGTCACAGGGGACCTCGGAGAATATCGATCGGACGGGGCTGTGCGTGTCTCAGGCCGTATCGACTCACAAGTCAAG ATCCGTGGATTCCGGGTTGAACTTAACGAGATTGATGCGAACCTCGGTGGCAGTCCTCTGATCCGAGACTGCAAGACCCTGGTTCGAAGAGATCGTAACGAGGAGCCGACGCTCGTCAGCTACATCGTGCCTGAAATCGCTGAATGGAAGCGCTGGCTTGAGACTCAGGGCCTCCAGGATATCGAAGAGGAGGGTGTGGAAATGGGACCCTGTATTGTCTACCTCAAGAAGAGGTTCCGCCGTATCCAGGCCGAGGTGCGAGACCACCTCAAGTCTCGCTTACCAGCGCACTCGGTTCCCTCGATCTACATTGTGTTACAGAAGCTGCCTCTCAACCCGAACGGAAAGGTTGACTCTCCTAATCTACCTTTCCCCGATGCCTCTCTCATGATGGAGGATGCCTCAGAGGAGGATCTGAAGAGCTGGGAGAGCCTATCCGACACTGAGAAGACTATTGCGACACAATGGTCAACTCTGATCCCGGGTCTAAATGCCCAGACCGTCAG GCCAGACTCCAGTTTCTTCGACTGCGGTGGTCACAGTCTtcttgcccagcagctcCTGCTTGACATTCGCAAGAACCTGGGCGTCGACATCACCATCGGTGTCCTCTATGCAAACCCTACTCTTCGCGGCCTGAGCACCCAAGTCGACCGTCTTCGCAGCGGCCAGGCCGTTACAGTCGACCATTCTGACGATACTGTCTACTCTAACTCCCTCGATGAACTTACCAAGACCCTGGATGCAAAGTACCAGAGCGCGGATCCCGATGCTCTGAGCCCTTCCAACAGCACCACTTTCTTCCTTACCGGTGCTACTGGCTTTCTCGGCGCATACCTAGCCAAGGACATACTAGAAAGGAAGAACACCAAGCTTATCGCCCATATCCGTGGAGCCAAGGACCTGAAGTTCGCCAAGGAGCGTCTTGTAAGGTCCCTTAAGGGCTACAGTCTCTGGCAAGACTCCTGGGCCAATAGGATCTCCTGCGTTATTGGTGATCTCTCTAAGCCTcatcttggcctcgatgatGCTAGCTGGAAGCATGTCGCTAATACAGCTGATGTATTTATCCACAATGCTGCGTATGTCCACTGGATTGCTCGTTACGAGCAGATGATGCGTCCTAATGTTCTCTCTACTATCGACGCTATGAAGCTCTGCAACGAGGGCAAGCCTAAGCTCTTCACCTTTGTATCCTCGACTTCCACCCTCGACACAGACTACTATATTAACCTATCCAACGCTCAGACTGCTACCGGCCGCAGCGCCATCCTCGAGTCCGACGCCATGACTGGTAGCCGCACCGGTCTTGGCACCGGCTACGGTCAAACGAAGTGGGTGTCTGAGCAACTCGTCCGCGAGGCCGGCCGCCGTGGTCTCCGCGGCGCAGTCGTCCGACCAGGCTATATCCTTGGCAGCCGCAATGGCGGTGTCTCCAACACAGATGATTTTCTTATTCGCCTCTGCAAGGGCTGTGTCCAACTCGGTGCTCGTCCTCGCATTGTCAACTCGGTCAACGCCGTCCCTGTCGACCACGTCGCTCGCGTTGTTGTCGCTTCGGCGCTGAACCCCCTTCCCGGCGTTAACGTTGTGCACGTTACTGCCCACCCGCGTCTGCGGATGAACGAGTTCCTCTCTGTACTAAACTACTATGGTTACGAGGTGCCCGAGGTCGACTACGATGACTGGAAAAAGCAGCTGGAGGAGTTTGTCTCAGCTGGACCCGTCGAGAAGGATCAGGAGCAAAGCGCGCTAATGCCGCTGTTCCACATGGCTACGTCAAACCTCCCGAGCACCACTCGTGCTCCTGAGCTGGATGATAGAAACGCCGTGGCTATTCTCAAGGCTGATGCAGAGCGCTGGACAGGCGTCGATGATAGTGCGGGAGAGGGCATCACTCGTGAGGATATCGGTAGGTATCTCCGGTACCTCGTTGAGATCAAGTTCATGGCCGCACCCACGGGTAGAGGTCGTGAGTTGCCCGCGATTGACACCTCGATCGCCGAGGCGCAGGCACAGTGGGGAGTCGGTGGTCGCGGGGGTGCTTCTTGA
- the UBX7 gene encoding UBX domain-containing protein 7, which produces MFYQGSLQEGISTAVGQQKSVFCFVTNDNDESQTWEHEFLQDPSLVDVIAKQAVALRLTHGSEEFGYLAQIFPLPQTPTIVIMKNGELKEYIAAGTSKEDFLRRIQNSFNISPPHTAQPASESLSSSSPTLSSSSGIPPTVERSDSVRRVLEERAARLKAAKEAAEQKAKEELAKRRAKAAAEASESTQKQAALVRKKKQQESEERKRILKRIQDDKEERRQRAAEREQQRKEIHSKSDSSLPVGTASSSTMSSAAKNSSLASIQVRLFDGSTIRSRFKTSDPVKEVRKWVDENRTDGELPYTFTQLLTPLPNKSIDETEEGKSLGEIGLSPSSTLILIHVRSYTSAYNNSSQGLLSWIVGSILGFFTWVLGLIGLGRGGGNNSQETVGEQLDSASTQTKSGRVQGFENPNDKRRDHQLYNGNSLNFEPRPDEDEK; this is translated from the exons ATGTTTTACCAAGGGTCTCTCCAAGAGGGAATTTCCACGGCTGTTGGCCAGCAAAAATCCGTCTTTTGCTTTGTTACGA ATGACAATGACGAGAGCCAGACTTGGGAGCACGAGTTCTTGCAGGATCCTTCA TTGGTAGACGTAATTGCCAAGCAGGCCGTGGCCTTGCGGTTGACACACGGTTCAGAAGAATTCGGCTACCTGGCGCAAATCTTCCCTCTTCCTCAGACAcccaccatcgtcatcatgaAGAATGGCGAACTCAAGGAGTACATTGCTGCCGGAACTTCGAAAGAGGATTTCCTCCGCCGAATCCAAAACTCGTTCAATATTTCACCACCACACACGGCGCAACCAGCTTCCGAATCGCtttcgtcctcgtcccccACCTTGTCTAGCTCGAGTGGAATCCCACCAACAGTAGAGCGATCAGATAGCGTACGCCGCGTCCTAGAAGAGCGAGCTGCGAGGCTAaaagccgccaaagaggcCGCTGaacaaaaggccaaggaagagttggccaagaggagggccaaggcagccgCGGAAGCCAGCGAAAGTACGCAGAAACAAGCGGCCTTGGTcaggaagaaaaaacagCAAGAATCAGAGGAACGGAAGCGAATCCTGAAGCGTATCCAGGATGATAAAGAGGAACGACGCCAGCGGGCGGCCGAACGAGAGCAGCAAAGGAAGGAAATCCACTCAAAAAGTGACTCTTCCTTGCCAGTGGGCACCGCATCTTCATCGACAATGTCGTCTGCAGCCAAGAACAGCAGTCTTGCCTCCATCCAAGTCCGCCTGTTTGATGGCTCGACTATTCGATCCCGTTTCAAGACTTCGGACCCTGTGAAGGAGGTTCGGAAGTGGGTCGACGAGAACAGAACCGACGGCGAACTGCCCTATACATTCACGCAACTGCTTACGCCGCTGCCCAACAAATCGATTGACGAAACAGAGGAGGGAAAGTCTTTGGGAGAGATTGGCTTATCTCCTTCGTCAACACTTATTTTGATCCATGTCCGAAGCTATACCTCTGCATATAACAACTCATCACAAGGACTCCTCTCTTGGATTGTCGGCTcaatattaggttttttcACCTGGGTCCTCGGCTTGATCGGTCTTGGTAGAGGCGGTGgcaacaacagccaggaGACAGTCGGCGAACAGTTAGATTCGGCCTCTACACAAACCAAGAGCGGTCGTGTTCAGGGGTTTGAGAATCCCAATGATAAGCGACGGGACCACCAGTTGTATAATGGGAATTCG TTAAACTTTGAACCCAGACCTGACGAGGATGAGAAATAG